In one Oryza glaberrima chromosome 2, OglaRS2, whole genome shotgun sequence genomic region, the following are encoded:
- the LOC127762206 gene encoding pentatricopeptide repeat-containing protein At5g38730, whose protein sequence is MAPPPAGVEAVCAAVIKSTLTQPHNHHHLLAASPSLLAAVLHRLSPLPSTALAFFRSLPPPHPLDASLALLRLLAPHPRHHPTARSLLRDLSLRHPLSSPLLLPSLLADPHLPSWLLLLLSQSARPHDALRVFDHMRAREVVPDAHASSALITALAKSRMTATARKVFDQMTRAGVAMNTHVYNAMLHVCLKAGDAALAESLMTRMDAAGVPLDRFSFNTVIALYCRKGMQYEAMCVRERMENQGVKADVVTWNSLIHGLCKECRVKEASQLLREMAMAGVAPDHVTYTTLVDGYCRAGDLEEAVKLRGEMEAMGMLPGVATYNAILRKLCEDGKMKEVNVLLNEMDERKVQADHVTCNTLINAYCKRGDMTSALKVKRRMMESGLQLDQFTYKALVHGFCKAKELDEAKEALFEMMGAGFSPNYSVLSWIVDGLCNKNNAVAVLAIPDELMKRGFPPDKAVYRSLIRRLCKKGFIDLAGNVFNEMQGKGLEADCLVYATLACAYLTAGKPVAALDILNEMAKKQLYITPQIYNCMCTSYADEKGSLNMLWVHAIERGLITKSVYKVMHQERMKSSNPAV, encoded by the exons atggcgccgcctcccgccggcgtgGAGGCCGTCTGCGCCGCCGTCATCAAATCCACGCTAACCCAACcccacaaccaccaccacctgctcgcggcctcgccctccctcctcgccgccgtcctccaccgcctctccccgctCCCCTCCACCGCGCTCGCCTTCTTCCGCTCCCTGCCTCCGCCCCACCCGCTCGACGCCtccctcgccctcctccgcctcctcgcccccCACCCGCGCCACCACCCCACCgcccgctccctcctccgcgacctctccctccgccacccgctctcctccccgctcctcctcccttccctcctcgccgacccccacctccccagctggctcctcctcctcctctcccagtCCGCCCGCCCGCACGACGCCCTCCGCGTCTTCGACCAcatgcgcgcgcgcgaggtCGTCCCCGACGCGCATGCCTCCTCCGCGCTCATCACCGCGCTCGCGAAGTCCCGGATGACGGCCACCGCGCGCAAGGTGTTCGACCAAATGACGCGGGCCGGGGTGGCCATGAACACCCACGTGTACAATGCCATGCTGCACGTCTGCTTGAAGGCCGGGGACGCCGCGCTCGCTGAGTCTCTGATGACGCGGATGGACGCCGCCGGTGTGCCGCTCGATAGGTTCTCCTTCAACACCGTCATCGCGCTCTACTGCAGGAAGGGCATGCAGTACGAGGCCATGTGCGTACGGGAGCGGATGGAGAATCAGGGTGTCAAGGCTGACGTCGTCACATGGAACTCATTGATCCATGGCTTGTGTAAGGAGTGCAGGGTGAAGGAGGCGAGTCAGCTGCTGAGAGAGATGGCGATGGCAGGGGTGGCACCGGACCATGTCACATACACCACGCTTGTTGATGGGTACTGTCGAGCAGGCGACTTGGAGGAGGCGGTCAAGCTGCGAGGGGAGATGGAGGCAATGGGGATGCTACCAGGTGTCGCGACATACAATGCGATTCTCAGGAAGCTCTGTGAAGATGGCAAGATGAAGGAGGTCAATGTGTTACTTAATGAGATGGATGAGAGGAAGGTGCAGGCTGATCATGTAACGTGCAACACGCTGATCAACGCATACTGCAAGAGAGGGGACATGACCTCAGCGCTCAAGGTGAAAAGAAGGATGATGGAGTCAGGGCTACAGTTGGATCAGTTCACTTACAAGGCTCTCGTCCATGGTTTCTGTAAGGCCAAGGAGCTGGATGAAGCCAAGGAAGCCTTGTTTGAGATGATGGGTGCAG GATTTTCACCCAATTATAGTGTGTTGTCATGGATTGTCGATGGTTTATGCAACAAGAATAATGCAGTTGCAGTTCTAGCCATTCCTGATGAACTTATGAAAAGAGGATTTCCACCAGATAAAGCAGTATATAGGTCTCTGATCCGAAGGCTATGCAAGAAAGGGTTTATTGATCTTGCTGGGAATGTGTTCAATGAAATGCAAGGCAAAGGTCTAGAAGCTGACTGTCTTGTGTATGCTACACTTGCGTGTGCATATCTGACTGCTGGGAAGCCAGTTGCTGCTTTGGATATCTTGAATGAGATGGCGAAGAAGCAGTTGTACATAACACCCCAGATTTACAACTGTATGTGTACCTCTTATGCTGATGAGAAGGGATCGCTTAATATGCTCTGGGTTCATGCCATTGAGAGAGGCCTAATCACAAAGAGTGTATACAAAGTGATGCACCAAGAAAGAATGAAATCTTCAAATCCTGCAGTCTAG
- the LOC127762209 gene encoding uncharacterized protein LOC127762209 isoform X1: MQIRHALVHLITLGMVISSALMIWKGLIIMTGSESPLVVVLSESMEPGFERGDILFLQMSKHPIRTGDIVVFNDGREIPIVHRVIEVHERRDNAQVDFLTKGDNNPMDDRILYTHGQLWLQQHHIMGRAIGYLPKAGWVTLVMTEKPVIKLVQQIGRNMFLTLRELEESIGFWKAKKTSSILVFRGVLISYSYSIVMSRDFAYCSARTVGFRMLSKSCLTMRNAYGTSLSFYNFLVYHKFAYQTTKYSVNIFILKKFKINLFFKFIASTLIMFFFSFCVRQKAKLPSID; encoded by the exons ATGCAGATTCGCCACGCCCTCGTCCACCTCATTACCCTGG GGATGGTTATCAGCTCGGCATTGATGATATGGAAGGGATTGATTATCATGACAGGGAGTGAGTCGCCACTAGTTGTGGTTCTATCTGAAAGCATGGAGCCTGGATTTGAAAGG GGGGATATCCTGTTTTTGCAAATGAGCAAACACCCTATACGAACAGGAGATATAGTTGTTTTCAATGAT GGCCGTGAAATTCCAATCGTCCATCGCGTTATTGAG GTTCACGAACGACGGGATAATGCACAAGTTGATTTCCTCACAAAAG GTGACAACAATCCTATGGACGACCGAATTCTTTACACACATGGGCAGCTTTGGCTTCAGCAACATCACATCATGGGACGGGCCATAGG GTATCTACCCAAAGCTGGGTGGGTGACATTGGTGATGACTGAGAAACCAGTTATTAAG CTAGTACAACAAATTGGTCGGAACATGTTTCTCACACTCAGGGAATTGGAGGAAAGCATTGGTTTTTGGAAGGCTAAAAAAACCAGCAGCATACTTGTGTTTAGAGGAGTATTAATTAGCTACTCCTACAGTATTGTAATGTCGAGGGATTTTGCATATTGTTCCGCCCGGACGGTTGGGTTCAGAATGCTATCCAAAAGTTGTTTAACAATGCGGAATGCATACGGAACCTCACTTAGCTTTTACAACTTTCTCGTTTATCATAAATTCGCTTACCAAACTACTAAatattctgtaaatatttttatattaaaaaaatttaaaataaacttatttttcaagtttatagcTAGTACActaatcatgttttttttttcattttgtgtACGGCAAAAAGCAAAGCTTCCGAGCATagactaa
- the LOC127762209 gene encoding uncharacterized protein LOC127762209 isoform X2: MQIRHALVHLITLGMVISSALMIWKGLIIMTGSESPLVVVLSESMEPGFERGDILFLQMSKHPIRTGDIVVFNDGREIPIVHRVIEVHERRDNAQVDFLTKGDNNPMDDRILYTHGQLWLQQHHIMGRAIGYLPKAGWVTLVMTEKPVIKYNKLVGTCFSHSGNWRKALVFGRLKKPAAYLCLEEY; this comes from the exons ATGCAGATTCGCCACGCCCTCGTCCACCTCATTACCCTGG GGATGGTTATCAGCTCGGCATTGATGATATGGAAGGGATTGATTATCATGACAGGGAGTGAGTCGCCACTAGTTGTGGTTCTATCTGAAAGCATGGAGCCTGGATTTGAAAGG GGGGATATCCTGTTTTTGCAAATGAGCAAACACCCTATACGAACAGGAGATATAGTTGTTTTCAATGAT GGCCGTGAAATTCCAATCGTCCATCGCGTTATTGAG GTTCACGAACGACGGGATAATGCACAAGTTGATTTCCTCACAAAAG GTGACAACAATCCTATGGACGACCGAATTCTTTACACACATGGGCAGCTTTGGCTTCAGCAACATCACATCATGGGACGGGCCATAGG GTATCTACCCAAAGCTGGGTGGGTGACATTGGTGATGACTGAGAAACCAGTTATTAAG TACAACAAATTGGTCGGAACATGTTTCTCACACTCAGGGAATTGGAGGAAAGCATTGGTTTTTGGAAGGCTAAAAAAACCAGCAGCATACTTGTGTTTAGAGGAGTATTAA
- the LOC127762209 gene encoding uncharacterized protein LOC127762209 isoform X3, which yields MQIRHALVHLITLGMVISSALMIWKGLIIMTGSESPLVVVLSESMEPGFERGDILFLQMSKHPIRTGDIVVFNDGREIPIVHRVIEVHERRDNAQVDFLTKGDNNPMDDRILYTHGQLWLQQHHIMGRAIGYLPKAGWVTLVMTEKPFVFCLKCVVYLLIGALGLLLITSS from the exons ATGCAGATTCGCCACGCCCTCGTCCACCTCATTACCCTGG GGATGGTTATCAGCTCGGCATTGATGATATGGAAGGGATTGATTATCATGACAGGGAGTGAGTCGCCACTAGTTGTGGTTCTATCTGAAAGCATGGAGCCTGGATTTGAAAGG GGGGATATCCTGTTTTTGCAAATGAGCAAACACCCTATACGAACAGGAGATATAGTTGTTTTCAATGAT GGCCGTGAAATTCCAATCGTCCATCGCGTTATTGAG GTTCACGAACGACGGGATAATGCACAAGTTGATTTCCTCACAAAAG GTGACAACAATCCTATGGACGACCGAATTCTTTACACACATGGGCAGCTTTGGCTTCAGCAACATCACATCATGGGACGGGCCATAGG GTATCTACCCAAAGCTGGGTGGGTGACATTGGTGATGACTGAGAAACCA TTCGTGTTTTGTCTGAAATGTGTTGTTTACCTGCTGATCGGTGCGCTGGGGCTGCTGCTCATCACATCAAGCTAG